In Zingiber officinale cultivar Zhangliang chromosome 8B, Zo_v1.1, whole genome shotgun sequence, a single genomic region encodes these proteins:
- the LOC122017576 gene encoding uncharacterized protein LOC122017576 isoform X1 — protein MEVKPSLPRGVAAFRGLVVALQIVLLLVSIGGTGATPQDSKPQLGQHSEVWVKDAYRTHSCIHDDILHQRRQPGRKEYSVTPQVYRESSMSDSDVHRGRTLLDISASSSAQKNAKQPIRILLNYDAVGHTSDRDCRNVGDLVKHGEPPAATIPRIPLCNSLRDQPVFADCWYNCTFEDIPGEDKKKRLQKALDQTAQWFKRALAIEPVKGNLRLSGYSACGQDGGVQIPREYIEDGVAEADLVLLVTTRPTTGNTLAWAVACERDQWGRAIAGHVNVAPRHLTADAEALLLATLMHEVIHVLGFDPHAFAHFRDERKRRHKQVTIQIKDEKIGRMVTHVVLPRVIMRARYHYGAFSENFTGLELEDGGGRGTSGSHWEKRLMMNEIMTGSVDTKSVVSQMTLALLEDSGWYQANYSMAEWLDWGWNQGTEFITSPCNHWKGAYHCNSTQLSGCTYNREAEGYCPIVSYNGDLPKWAQYFPQANKGGQSSLADYCTYFVAYSDGSCTDSTSARASDKMLGEVRGFNSRCMASSLVRTGFIRGSMTQENGCYQHRCSNNTLEVAVDGIWKMCPEAGGPVQFPDFHGELICPPHHELCSHLNVNGQCYNSCSFNGDCIDGKCQCFLGFHGNDCSKKSCPRKCSGQGMCHPDGICVCKSGWTGIDCSTAVCDEQCSLHGGVCDNGVCEFRCSDYAGYTCQKSTRLLPSLSICSDVLARNIFGQHCAPNEPSIVQQLEAATVMPNYNRLMPGGRTLLSILDNGYCAAAAKRLACWISIQRCDDGGNRLRVCHSACQSYNAACGATLDCTDQTLFSTEEGDEQCTGYGETKPWWQRRFSRPYSQY, from the exons ATGGAGGTGAAGCCTTCGCTTCCTCGTGGGGTTGCTGCATTTCGTGGGTTGGTCGTGGCGCTTCAG ATAGTGTTGCTCCTGGTGAGTATTGGTGGCACTGGTGCAACACCTCAAGACAGCAAGCCTCAGCTTGGACAACATTCTGAAGTTTGGGTGAAAGATGCTTATCGCACCCATTCATGCATCCATGATGACATACTGCATCAGAGGCGGCAACCTGGGAGGAAAGAATACTCGGTTACTCCTCAAGTTTATCGTGAGTCCAGTATGTCAGATTCAGATGTACATCGGGGAAGAACTTTGCTTGACATCTCTGCATCATCTTCAGCACAAAAGAATGCAAAACAGCCTATCCGTATACTTCTAAACTATGACGCTGTTGGGCATACTTCCGACAGAGATTGTCGAAATGTTGGAGACTTGGTAAAG CATGGTGAACCTCCTGCAGCAACAATTCCTAGGATTCCCTTGTGCAATTCGCTAAGAGATCAACCAGTATTTGCAGATTGTTGGTACAACTGCACTTTCGAGGATATTCCAGGGGAGGACAAAAAGAAACGTCTTCAGAAG GCACTTGACCAAACTGCACAGTGGTTTAAAAGAGCTTTAGCTATTGAACCTGTCAAGGGGAATTTGCGGTTAAGTGGATATTCCGCATGCGGACAGGATGGTGGGGTGCAAATTCCCCGTGAATATATTGAAG ATGGTGTTGCTGAGGCAGATCTGGTTCTCTTAGTAACTACCAGGCCCACAACTGGCAACACTCTTGCTTGGGCAGTAGCATGTGAGAGAGATCAGTGGGGTCGTGCAATTGCAG GCCATGTAAATGTGGCACCTCGTCATTTAACTGCTGATGCAGAAGCATTGCTTTTGGCTACATTGATGCATGAG GTTATTCATGTCTTGGGTTTCGATCCTCATGCCTTTGCACATTTCCgcgatgagagaaaaagaaggcaTAAGCAG GTCACTATACAAATTAAGGATGAGAAGATTGGGCGCATGGTCACACATGTTGTCCTACCTCGAGTTATTATGCGTGCTAGATATCATTATGGT GCATTTTCTGAAAACTTCACTGGTTTGGAGTTGGAAGATGGAGGTGGTCGTGGTACATCAG GTTCTCACTGGGAGAAAAGGCTTATGATGAATGAAATTATGACAGGATCGGTTGACACAAAATCTGTAGTTTCACAGATGACATTGGCTCTCTTAGAGGATAGTGGATGGTACCAGGCTAATTATAGTATGGCAGAATGGCTTGATTGGGGTTGGAACCAAGGAACTGAATTTATTACATCTCCTTGCAACCATTGGAAAGGGGCATATCATTGCAACTCTACACAGTTGTCTGGTTGTACATACAATCGGGAAGCAGAAGGGTACTGTCCTATTGTTAGTTATAATGGGGACTTGCCAAAATGGGCTCAATATTTCCCACAGGCTAATAAAG GTGGGCAATCATCTTTGGCAGACTATTGTACCTATTTTGTTGCTTATTCTGATGGTTCATGTACAGACAGCACTAGTGCAAGAGCATCAGACAAGATGTTAGGTGAAGTCCGAGGATTTAACTCCAG ATGTATGGCTTCTTCATTGGTGCGTACAGGCTTCATTAGGGGATCTATGACCCAGGAAAATGGCTGTTATCAACATAGATGCAGCAACAATACTTTAGAG GTTGCTGTGGATGGTATCTGGAAGATGTGCCCTGAAGCTGGTGGTCCTGTTCAGTTTCCTGATTTTCATG GTGAGCTGATATGCCCTCCACATCACGAGTTATGCAGCCATCTGAATGTAAATGGACAGTGTTACAACTCTTGTAGTTTTAATGGTGATTGCATTGATGGGAAGTGCCAGTGCTTTCTAGGGTTTCATGGCAATGACTGCAGCAAAA AATCATGTCCAAGGAAGTGTAGTGGACAGGGTATGTGCCATCCAGATGGCATTTGTGTGTGCAAAAGTGGGTGGACTGGAATTGACTGCTCTACag CTGTATGTGATGAGCAGTGCAGTTTGCATGGAGGAGTCTGTGATAATGGCGTCTGTGAGTTCCGCTGTTCGGATTATGCAGGTTATACTTGTCAGAAGAGCACGAGATTGCTGCCGAGCCTCTCTATCTGCAGTGATGTGCTAGCTCGGAACATTTTTGGACAACACTGTGCACCGAATGAACCCAGCATAGTGCAGCAGCTAGAAGCAGCAACAGTAATGCCTAACTACAACAGATTAATGCCAGGTGGACGGACTCTTCTTAGTATTCTTGACAATGGCTACTGTGCAGCTGCCGCAAAACGACTCGCCTGCTGG ATCTCAATCCAACGGTGTGACGATGGAGGCAACAGGCTTCGCGTGTGCCACTCTGCTTGCCAATCATATAACGCAGCATGTGGAGCAACTCTTGACTGCACTGACCAGACGCTTTTCAGTACAGAGGAAGGGGATGAACAGTGTACAGGCTACGGTGAGACAAAACCTTGGTGGCAAAGACGCTTCAGCAGGCCCTACTCACAATACTAG
- the LOC122015686 gene encoding agamous-like MADS-box protein AGL61 — protein MVRRKPSMGRQKIEIKRIQNEEARQVCFSKRRSGLFKKASELSILCGAEISVVVFSPAGKVFSFGHPSVDCVVDRFLAGNSRRSHPVSGGGESHREAAVRELNRQCMELHDLVEAEKKKRDALEKEMKKEKEGEARRLFWDDEEDVESLGMSELQELERRLVELRSDVARRADQLLQETFVRKPQFSAVAAGGSGAGAASGLFSVKNEGVDVHYPSLGAGGFGGYGHGFFSSMI, from the coding sequence ATGGTGAGGCGGAAGCCGAGCATGGGCCGGCAGAAGATCGAGATCAAACGGATCCAGAACGAGGAGGCCCGGCAAGTGTGCTTTTCCAAGCGCCGGAGCGGCCTCTTCAAGAAGGCCAGCGAGCTCTCCATCCTCTGCGGGGCAGAGATCAGCGTCGTCGTCTTCTCGCCCGCCGGCAAGGTTTTCTCCTTCGGCCACCCCTCCGTCGACTGTGTCGTCGACCGCTTCCTCGCCGGGAATTCTCGCCGGTCGCACCCGGTTAGCGGCGGCGGCGAGTCGCACCGCGAGGCCGCCGTGCGCGAGCTCAACCGCCAATGCATGGAGCTGCACGATCTGGTGGAGGCGGAGAAGAAGAAGCGGGACGCGCTCGagaaggagatgaagaaggagaaagaggggGAGGCGAGGCGTTTGTTTTGGGACGACGAAGAAGACGTGGAGAGCCTCGGCATGTCGGAACTGCAGGAGCTGGAACGGAGGCTGGTGGAGTTGAGAAGCGATGTGGCGAGGAGGGCGGACCAGCTGCTGCAGGAGACCTTCGTACGCAAGCCGCAATTCTCAGCTGTGGCGGCGGGCGGAAGTGGCGCCGGAGCGGCGTCGGGGTTgttttcggtgaagaatgaagggGTGGACGTGCACTATCCGAGTCTCGGCGCCGGCGGGTTCGGCGGCTATGGGCATGGCTTCTTTAGCTCCATGATATAA
- the LOC122017576 gene encoding leishmanolysin-like peptidase isoform X2, with the protein MEVKPSLPRGVAAFRGLVVALQIVLLLVSIGGTGATPQDSKPQLGQHSEVWVKDAYRTHSCIHDDILHQRRQPGRKEYSVTPQVYPQKNAKQPIRILLNYDAVGHTSDRDCRNVGDLVKHGEPPAATIPRIPLCNSLRDQPVFADCWYNCTFEDIPGEDKKKRLQKALDQTAQWFKRALAIEPVKGNLRLSGYSACGQDGGVQIPREYIEDGVAEADLVLLVTTRPTTGNTLAWAVACERDQWGRAIAGHVNVAPRHLTADAEALLLATLMHEVIHVLGFDPHAFAHFRDERKRRHKQVTIQIKDEKIGRMVTHVVLPRVIMRARYHYGAFSENFTGLELEDGGGRGTSGSHWEKRLMMNEIMTGSVDTKSVVSQMTLALLEDSGWYQANYSMAEWLDWGWNQGTEFITSPCNHWKGAYHCNSTQLSGCTYNREAEGYCPIVSYNGDLPKWAQYFPQANKGGQSSLADYCTYFVAYSDGSCTDSTSARASDKMLGEVRGFNSRCMASSLVRTGFIRGSMTQENGCYQHRCSNNTLEVAVDGIWKMCPEAGGPVQFPDFHGELICPPHHELCSHLNVNGQCYNSCSFNGDCIDGKCQCFLGFHGNDCSKKSCPRKCSGQGMCHPDGICVCKSGWTGIDCSTAVCDEQCSLHGGVCDNGVCEFRCSDYAGYTCQKSTRLLPSLSICSDVLARNIFGQHCAPNEPSIVQQLEAATVMPNYNRLMPGGRTLLSILDNGYCAAAAKRLACWISIQRCDDGGNRLRVCHSACQSYNAACGATLDCTDQTLFSTEEGDEQCTGYGETKPWWQRRFSRPYSQY; encoded by the exons ATGGAGGTGAAGCCTTCGCTTCCTCGTGGGGTTGCTGCATTTCGTGGGTTGGTCGTGGCGCTTCAG ATAGTGTTGCTCCTGGTGAGTATTGGTGGCACTGGTGCAACACCTCAAGACAGCAAGCCTCAGCTTGGACAACATTCTGAAGTTTGGGTGAAAGATGCTTATCGCACCCATTCATGCATCCATGATGACATACTGCATCAGAGGCGGCAACCTGGGAGGAAAGAATACTCGGTTACTCCTCAAGTTTATC CACAAAAGAATGCAAAACAGCCTATCCGTATACTTCTAAACTATGACGCTGTTGGGCATACTTCCGACAGAGATTGTCGAAATGTTGGAGACTTGGTAAAG CATGGTGAACCTCCTGCAGCAACAATTCCTAGGATTCCCTTGTGCAATTCGCTAAGAGATCAACCAGTATTTGCAGATTGTTGGTACAACTGCACTTTCGAGGATATTCCAGGGGAGGACAAAAAGAAACGTCTTCAGAAG GCACTTGACCAAACTGCACAGTGGTTTAAAAGAGCTTTAGCTATTGAACCTGTCAAGGGGAATTTGCGGTTAAGTGGATATTCCGCATGCGGACAGGATGGTGGGGTGCAAATTCCCCGTGAATATATTGAAG ATGGTGTTGCTGAGGCAGATCTGGTTCTCTTAGTAACTACCAGGCCCACAACTGGCAACACTCTTGCTTGGGCAGTAGCATGTGAGAGAGATCAGTGGGGTCGTGCAATTGCAG GCCATGTAAATGTGGCACCTCGTCATTTAACTGCTGATGCAGAAGCATTGCTTTTGGCTACATTGATGCATGAG GTTATTCATGTCTTGGGTTTCGATCCTCATGCCTTTGCACATTTCCgcgatgagagaaaaagaaggcaTAAGCAG GTCACTATACAAATTAAGGATGAGAAGATTGGGCGCATGGTCACACATGTTGTCCTACCTCGAGTTATTATGCGTGCTAGATATCATTATGGT GCATTTTCTGAAAACTTCACTGGTTTGGAGTTGGAAGATGGAGGTGGTCGTGGTACATCAG GTTCTCACTGGGAGAAAAGGCTTATGATGAATGAAATTATGACAGGATCGGTTGACACAAAATCTGTAGTTTCACAGATGACATTGGCTCTCTTAGAGGATAGTGGATGGTACCAGGCTAATTATAGTATGGCAGAATGGCTTGATTGGGGTTGGAACCAAGGAACTGAATTTATTACATCTCCTTGCAACCATTGGAAAGGGGCATATCATTGCAACTCTACACAGTTGTCTGGTTGTACATACAATCGGGAAGCAGAAGGGTACTGTCCTATTGTTAGTTATAATGGGGACTTGCCAAAATGGGCTCAATATTTCCCACAGGCTAATAAAG GTGGGCAATCATCTTTGGCAGACTATTGTACCTATTTTGTTGCTTATTCTGATGGTTCATGTACAGACAGCACTAGTGCAAGAGCATCAGACAAGATGTTAGGTGAAGTCCGAGGATTTAACTCCAG ATGTATGGCTTCTTCATTGGTGCGTACAGGCTTCATTAGGGGATCTATGACCCAGGAAAATGGCTGTTATCAACATAGATGCAGCAACAATACTTTAGAG GTTGCTGTGGATGGTATCTGGAAGATGTGCCCTGAAGCTGGTGGTCCTGTTCAGTTTCCTGATTTTCATG GTGAGCTGATATGCCCTCCACATCACGAGTTATGCAGCCATCTGAATGTAAATGGACAGTGTTACAACTCTTGTAGTTTTAATGGTGATTGCATTGATGGGAAGTGCCAGTGCTTTCTAGGGTTTCATGGCAATGACTGCAGCAAAA AATCATGTCCAAGGAAGTGTAGTGGACAGGGTATGTGCCATCCAGATGGCATTTGTGTGTGCAAAAGTGGGTGGACTGGAATTGACTGCTCTACag CTGTATGTGATGAGCAGTGCAGTTTGCATGGAGGAGTCTGTGATAATGGCGTCTGTGAGTTCCGCTGTTCGGATTATGCAGGTTATACTTGTCAGAAGAGCACGAGATTGCTGCCGAGCCTCTCTATCTGCAGTGATGTGCTAGCTCGGAACATTTTTGGACAACACTGTGCACCGAATGAACCCAGCATAGTGCAGCAGCTAGAAGCAGCAACAGTAATGCCTAACTACAACAGATTAATGCCAGGTGGACGGACTCTTCTTAGTATTCTTGACAATGGCTACTGTGCAGCTGCCGCAAAACGACTCGCCTGCTGG ATCTCAATCCAACGGTGTGACGATGGAGGCAACAGGCTTCGCGTGTGCCACTCTGCTTGCCAATCATATAACGCAGCATGTGGAGCAACTCTTGACTGCACTGACCAGACGCTTTTCAGTACAGAGGAAGGGGATGAACAGTGTACAGGCTACGGTGAGACAAAACCTTGGTGGCAAAGACGCTTCAGCAGGCCCTACTCACAATACTAG